gttaaattaataaaaatattcaaataatgatgTTGATATTTAGTGGGTATATTAGATATTAAAACAATGATAATGATATCAAATCATTGTAAGCTTTTTGTAATCTATCTTAGATTAAGAATCAATTTACTCtaagaaatttattaatatgataatattaattaattcgtgtgaaatatttatatattatggtCTGATGCCTGACCTTAGTGGTAAGCATCAATTATAGGTGGAATTTTAGCAGCATAAGAAAGAGCAGAGTGAATTtcagaagttttttttttttttttttttttcttttctaaaaataaaattattattattattattattattattattattctgtTGTGATTCAATCCTTGAcctctaaataagaataattttattgttatgatgtcacacttcatatatatatatatatatttatagatattaATTTAAACTTTGGTTGGACAAAATTGAAACGAAATGTAAATGATGATAACAGTGTTGTTGTGTGACActctttaaaagtaattttcatttaaaattttaattgtgtggttatatatatgtatgtataggaTGGGTagcatacaatatatataatatataaatataaatataattatataaatatggaaACAATAGAGCAATGACACCGAAAGACAGGGAAGAAGCTTTTCTTTAGAATGAATGAactaatgaatgaatgaatgaatactATAGCAGGTGAATTTGTTCACGCGCTTTTGGGGAATTAGATGCATGGcgtgaaagaaagaaagaaagaaagaatgaatgaagaggagaggaagaagtaagttggccgagagagagagagagagagagagagagatgtcatGTGACTTTAGGGCCTCCATAAGCTTACAAAAACTAGAGAACAAAAGTCtttatgctctctctctctctataactATAGTTAGTGTGAttattggagagagagagagagtgagtgagaggTAGAGAGGAACCCACCTCAGTTTCGGTTCCtaaaggggggagagagagggattttggaaagaagaaagaaagaaactcagagaagaaagaagaggaagaaacagaaagaaggagaagctgctgctgctgctgctgttgacGATGATGATGAGAGAGAAAGGTCGAGAAGAAAGAAGGCAAGGATGATGCcaactgctgctgctgctgctgctgcaaaaTTTACAGAGAGaagaaatatatgtatatatagatagatagatagatagataggtgCCTGGCCTGGCTGGTGGAAAAGAGAGAAGGGGGGTCGTTATTGCTGCattttctatctctttctttctcgcCCTTCTGTTATCACTGGCCAAGAAGCTCAGAAGTCCCTCTCTCAAAGAAACTTTTTCATCAGAAAAGCAAGTGACAGTGGTAAGTAGGAGTCGTATTACTATCTCTCCACTCCACAGAACCCACTCTCTCTGTATGCATCTTCTTCTCTATATATGTATCAATCAGCAGTAATTATGGCTTGAGAGAAACTAAACAAAACAAACTCATCGACCCACAagatcttcttctctttccctccctctctctctacaaATCTTTCCTCTGATTCAAATTCAGAGACCCCACTCTTACACATACATAAGAcctacatatatttatatagatatatttatagATACTTGTTTAAACATTTCCAATTCTTTTTCGGAGTTTTGTTTGGAAGGAAGATGATGCCACTGAAACTTATTTCTTTTGTCTGATGTATGGAAAAGATTGGATTTTGTTCAAGCCGCCGGGAATTGGAAGAatcatcaccaccaccaccaccaccaccaacaccatcatcatcagcttGCAGCTGTGGCTACTACCAGGAGGCTGCCCTCGGATTCCGGCGCTTTTGCAGACTGGGTGGCTTCCACCTCTTCCTCATCCGCCGCCCGCGCCACCGAAGACCTCTCCCTCGGCTTCAATGCCACCCCCGCCGCCGGTGCCTCCGCCACCGGGGCTGGAATGTGGCCCTCTTCCTCCGCCGCCGCTGCTCCCCGCCAAATCAACTACGGCCTCCCATCTGAGATGGGCATGGTGGGCCTCCGCGACGTCTTCGTCGTCGCCCCGGCCTCGTCCTTCCACCACAATAGCCAGCACGATCCCATTATTTCCGATCCTCACGCAATCAACGGCTCCAGCGCCGCCACCGCCCTTGGTGTCGGCGTCGGGGTCGGCGTCATTCCTCTCCTTACTGCCGCTCCGTGCCTCGCTCCGGCGAACATCGGAGTCGAGGAGGATATGCTGAACGCCAATCGCGGTCGAAGTAGCGGAATTCATCTTTGGCAGAACCAACAGTCAACCCAACAATCAAATTACCTGAAAAAATCCATGCTTTTCGAACACAGCTCCCAGGCAAATATGCTGCACGgaagcggcggcggcggcgggaTTGGTGGCTCATCGAGCTCCGCAACGACGTGCCAAGACTGTGGAAATCAGGCCAAGAAAGATTGCAGCCATCGCCGGTGCAGAACTTGTTGCAAAAGTAGAGGCTTCGATTGCGCTACCCACGTCAAGAGCACTTGGGTTCCGGCCGCCCGCCGCCGCGAGCGTCAGGTCATCGCGGCAACGGCTGCTGTCGCCGGGTCCTCCGGTTCCAACTCCGGCGCCAAGAAACCTCGACTCGTCGCCTCTCAAACCACCACCACTTCCCATACCTCAACCTCGAACACTCCTCCTCGGAGCTTCGATACCAGTTCTAGCCACCAAGGTTCGAGCATTCCACTCCAACTTATATTCAAAAATTCTTATTTCATGTTAACTTCAAATATTTTCCCGAGGAGAACTCGCAGCCactatgattattttgttgaattGGGTGTGTTGAATTATGCGTAGATGCAAGTTTCAAAGAGTCGTTACCAGGCCAAGTACGCGCCCCAGCTGTGTTCAAGTGTGTTCGAGTTACAGCAGTGGACGATGGTGATGACGAATACGCATATCAAGCCGTTGTAAAGATCGGCGGCCATGTCTTCAAGGGATTCCTCTATGATCAAGGGGTTGAAGAAAGAGATGCCTTCCCCAATATCTCCGAGCTACATTTgggtggcggcggcggcaggAATGGGGCATCGTCGTCCTCCCCAATTCTCGATCCCTCCGACGTTTACGCCGCCTCCGGCGGAGGATTGCTCGGAGGTTCCAGCTATGGTAACCAAATAAACTTATAATTCCTTTCTGGGTCTATGGCCATGttacaaaaagaaacaaaaaaacacaCCTCAGAGGTTACATTGTAGTCTAAATTTCTCCACTGTCTACTAATTATCAATAGCTTTGAGGTAAAATTTTTCTTGTTGCAGTGTATTTAATTAACACGTCTCGATTCCGGtcatatattttcttctttcgtacatgatattaattttgtctATATTTTCAATGCCCgtctttctctccattttcaaaCTAATTAATCTGGTTTGGGTCTGCGAACtggttaattaatttcaatGTTTCGAAATGATacgcgcgcacacacatatatgttctttgcttccttttttctggtttttattcctttccttttcGACGTTCATCAAGTGTTTTGTTTATCTAAAGGTCAAATCCACCGTCTATAAAGTAGTATTCATTATCGAGC
This genomic stretch from Diospyros lotus cultivar Yz01 chromosome 1, ASM1463336v1, whole genome shotgun sequence harbors:
- the LOC127789114 gene encoding protein LATERAL ROOT PRIMORDIUM 1 yields the protein MWPSSSAAAAPRQINYGLPSEMGMVGLRDVFVVAPASSFHHNSQHDPIISDPHAINGSSAATALGVGVGVGVIPLLTAAPCLAPANIGVEEDMLNANRGRSSGIHLWQNQQSTQQSNYLKKSMLFEHSSQANMLHGSGGGGGIGGSSSSATTCQDCGNQAKKDCSHRRCRTCCKSRGFDCATHVKSTWVPAARRRERQVIAATAAVAGSSGSNSGAKKPRLVASQTTTTSHTSTSNTPPRSFDTSSSHQDASFKESLPGQVRAPAVFKCVRVTAVDDGDDEYAYQAVVKIGGHVFKGFLYDQGVEERDAFPNISELHLGGGGGRNGASSSSPILDPSDVYAASGGGLLGGSSYGNQINL